From Slackia heliotrinireducens DSM 20476:
GAAGAGGGAGGACAAGGCCGTCGCCACGGCGGCGATGAAGGCGGTGTTCGCCGAGCGCGACCCCCAGCTCGTCCGGGCGGCGTACCGCCAGGCGACCGAGCGCATAGCCGCGCTCAAGCCGCATGCGGGCGAGCTGCTGGAGGACGCGGAGCCCGACGCGCTGGCCTACCTCGACTTCCCCTACGAGCACCACGTGAGGCTGCGCACCAACAACGTGCAGGAGCGCGCCAACGAGGAGATAAAGCGCAGGACCAAGGTCGTCGGGGTCTTCCCGTCGGTCGAGTCCATGATGCGGCTCGTGGGGTCCGTGCTCATCGACGTCAACGAGGAGTGGCTCGAGATGAACTTCATCGACGCGGCGTCGCTCAAGGACGTCCGCCGGTCCGAGCCCGATCGCTCCCCGATCCCCGAAGACGTGGTCGAGCTCGCCAGGGTCCGAGTCATGACGGCAATAGAGGAAAAACTGGGAAGGGCTGCGTGATGCGGATGGTGTAGGATGTAACCGGTTCCGGGTGATGCTGCGTTTGCTCGGGCGGGCTAAAGCCCGCACCTCGCAAACGCAGTCGTGACACCAACAATCGGCGCACTACCTAATCCTATCGTTCGTAGAGCATATTTAATGTGCGAAGACGGAGATTTTTTGAAAGCGAATGAGCTTGTTGAAAAGGCGCTTAACAGTAATCCTGAAGACGGTAATGCCTATCTTGCCGCATTGATGGTCGAAAAGCACGTTACTAGCGAGGATCAGCTTTCTTATGTTAGCGCGTTCGATTTTGAAGATATAACCGAAAGCGCAAACTATTCAAAAGCGGTTAGATTCGGATCTGAAAAGGTCAAAGCGAGACTTGGCGCATACGCTCAGAAAAATAAAGCTCTTGTAGATGATTGGGTTGTGCTCGAAAGAGATGAGTCAAGGGGTCGTATTCTCATCATGTCTCGTTATGCAATGAGCCGTGATTACAATATCTCTGACGAGCGCGAGAGAAGCCTTGAAATGGATGACGTTGCCTCTATTCCGGGTAATTACATTACTTGGGAAGATAGCGTTATTAGAAAATGGATGAATAGCACTTACTTGGATAGTGTTCCCTTGTTTATTAAGGCACGTATCATCGAGTCTGAAGTTTATACAGCAGGCACAGAGCGTTATTGGTATCATTATCCGAGTAATTGGCAGGTTCCTGCGTGCACGACCTGGGATAAAGTCTTTTCTCTTAGTGTAGATGAAGTTGAAAAGTATTTTTGGAATAAACGCGATAGAATAGCTCGCTACAAAGATAGTTATTATGCTGCAACATGGGGTTTAAGGTCTCCGGGGTTCCGCAGAGTAACTATGTTCCATGGTCTTGGGTGGGACAATATGACTGATAGCAATGCTGTCGTTTGCTACGGTAACGTTTCTGTTAGCGATGGTATGTGGGGCAGCGCATATGGCAGAACTGCAGGCAGTTATGGAGTTGATCGCTACGCTGATGGTATTGACTATCGTCCAGCTATGTGGATAGATGGTAATGTAACGCCATCGGAAGCAAAAGCTCATAATTGGTTCCCCGAATTTGAAATTTCATATATTGAAGATATACGAGCTGGCGCGACAAGGAATATTTCGTTCGGTGGTTATCTTTGG
This genomic window contains:
- a CDS encoding DUF6273 domain-containing protein; translation: MCEDGDFLKANELVEKALNSNPEDGNAYLAALMVEKHVTSEDQLSYVSAFDFEDITESANYSKAVRFGSEKVKARLGAYAQKNKALVDDWVVLERDESRGRILIMSRYAMSRDYNISDERERSLEMDDVASIPGNYITWEDSVIRKWMNSTYLDSVPLFIKARIIESEVYTAGTERYWYHYPSNWQVPACTTWDKVFSLSVDEVEKYFWNKRDRIARYKDSYYAATWGLRSPGFRRVTMFHGLGWDNMTDSNAVVCYGNVSVSDGMWGSAYGRTAGSYGVDRYADGIDYRPAMWIDGNVTPSEAKAHNWFPEFEISYIEDIRAGATRNISFGGYLWRVLVATDDAALLITENIVRDASYTGKTIDSIERNPSINWENSPVRNWLNGEFIDEMDEESAQRILSKKNITHDNAFIKNATSFDDTYLLRHTEYAPQITIDKVFCLDPFEASKYFSDDDDRICMQTGDPTAWHLRSFSRDVDSYAFKVSAQGHVDWRGYTAVANFGIRPAVWIKLP